One genomic segment of Pongo abelii isolate AG06213 chromosome 13, NHGRI_mPonAbe1-v2.0_pri, whole genome shotgun sequence includes these proteins:
- the CTSL gene encoding procathepsin L, which translates to MNPTLFLAAFCLGIASATLTFDHSLEARWTKWKAMHNRLYGMNEEGWRRAVWEKNMKMIELHNQEYREGKHSFTMAMNAFGDMTSEEFRQVMNGFQNRKPRKGKVFQEPLFYEAPRSVDWREKGYVTPVKNQGQCGSCWAFSATGALEGQMFRKTGKLISLSEQNLVDCSGPQGNEGCNGGLMDYAFQYVQDNGGLDSEESYPYEATEESCKYNPKYSVANDTGFVDIPKQEKALMKAVATVGPISVAIDAGHESFLFYKEGIYFEPDCSSEDMDHGVLVVGYGFESTESDNNKYWLVKNSWGEEWGMGGYVKMAKDRRNHCGIASAASYPTV; encoded by the exons ATGAATCCTACACTCTTCCTTGCTGCCTTTTGCCTGGGAATTGCCTCAGCTACTCTAACATTTGATCACAGTTTAGAGGCACGGTGGACCAAGTGGAAGGCGATGCACAACAGATTATATGGCATG AATGAAGAAGGATGGAGGAGAGCAGTGTGGGAGAAGAACATGAAGATGATTGAACTGCACAATCAGGAATACCGGGAAGGGAAACACAGCTTCACAATGGCCATGAACGCCTTTGGAGACATG ACCAGTGAAGAATTCAGGCAGGTGATGAATGGCTTTCAAAACCGTAAGCCCAGGAAGGGGAAAGTGTTCCAGGAACCTCTGTTTTATGAGGCCCCTAGATCTGTGGATTGGAGAGAGAAAGGCTACGTGACTCCTGTGAAGAATCAG GGTCAGTGTGGTTCTTGTTGGGCTTTTAGCGCTACTGGTGCTCTTGAAGGACAGATGTTCCGGAAAACTGGGAAGCTTATCTCACTGAGTGAGCAGAATCTGGTAGACTGCTCTGGACCTCAAGGCAATGAGGGCTGCAATGGTGGCCTAATGGATTATGCCTTCCAGTATGTTCAGGATAATGGAGGCCTGGACTCTGAGGAATCCTATCCATATGAGGCAACA GAAGAATCCTGTAAGTACAATCCCAAGTATTCTGTTGCTAATGACACCGGCTTTGTGGACATCCCTAAGCAGGAGAAGGCCCTGATGAAGGCAGTTGCAACTGTGGGGCCCATTTCTGTTGCTATTGATGCAGGTCATGAGTCCTTCCTGTTCTATAAAGAag GCATTTATTTTGAGCCAGACTGTAGCAGTGAAGACATGGATCATGGTGTGCTGGTGGTTGGCTACGGATTTGAAAGCACAGAATCAGATAACAATAAATATTGGCTGGTGAAGAACAG CTGGGGTGAAGAATGGGGCATGGGTGGCTACGTAAAGATGGCCAAAGACCGGAGAAACCATTGTGGAATTGCGTCAGCAGCCAGCTACCCCACTGTGTGA